In a genomic window of Salegentibacter salegens:
- a CDS encoding peptide MFS transporter, whose protein sequence is MATATNRAPQKELFGHPVGLYILFFTEMWERFSYYGMRAILVLYLVSATTGGNAGLGWTGGEAIALYGWYTMLVYVASIPGGIIADKLLGQKKTVLWGGIILVAGHGILAVEEMWAFYTGLLLIIVGVGMLKPNISTMVGGLYKEGDIRRDKGFTIFYIGINLGAFLSSLIVGYVGENIGWHYGFGLAGIAMALGLIVYWWGQKYLINVGNLLSKVERSEGASLSNMFSELLKSPLQLVITSVLMIGSIYVLIAESIPFGLLFIFLTLVVALMLMVYKDLTTQVMKDRYVVMILSFLLVVVFWGAFEQAGGLMNIYAADKTDRTLSFSLPLIGNEVPATWFQSLNAMFIIIFGVIIANFWAKRKLKNKEASSIFKMSTGVIIMGLGFLFMAIAAKEYTAFESKSAMYWLVLAYLLHTIGELCSSPVALSFITKLAPVKYASLMMGVYFAATGLGNKMAGLIGEFSQGEPATVQLSTEGSDVANRLQLNDTILQNKNDFTFNGFVYLENNELAVTNMESETPVMGLIEFENENQKLEIVENLKEEGVTAQDPYHVMLNFRQEEDKVGYYGDFVIEEVQTQLEFRTFIGITIFTTIFGLIVIFMLKPLKRLTHGAEDNEREMLEQEQYEIADTERNRKNS, encoded by the coding sequence ATGGCAACAGCAACAAACAGAGCGCCCCAAAAAGAACTTTTTGGGCATCCGGTAGGACTTTACATCTTATTCTTCACCGAAATGTGGGAACGTTTTTCCTATTATGGAATGCGTGCAATCCTCGTTTTATATTTAGTAAGCGCCACAACCGGTGGTAATGCAGGTCTTGGATGGACTGGTGGTGAAGCCATCGCGCTTTATGGCTGGTATACAATGCTGGTTTACGTAGCGTCCATTCCCGGTGGGATTATAGCCGATAAACTTTTAGGACAAAAGAAAACTGTATTGTGGGGTGGTATTATTCTTGTCGCTGGACATGGGATACTTGCTGTAGAAGAGATGTGGGCCTTTTATACAGGACTGCTTCTAATTATTGTGGGGGTTGGTATGCTTAAGCCCAACATATCCACCATGGTTGGAGGGCTTTATAAAGAAGGTGATATTAGAAGGGATAAAGGTTTTACTATTTTTTATATTGGGATTAACCTTGGTGCTTTTCTTTCCAGTTTAATCGTTGGTTATGTAGGTGAAAATATAGGTTGGCATTATGGTTTTGGTCTTGCAGGGATTGCCATGGCTCTTGGTCTTATAGTCTATTGGTGGGGACAAAAATACTTAATCAATGTCGGAAACCTTCTATCTAAAGTAGAACGTAGTGAAGGTGCTTCGCTTAGCAACATGTTTAGCGAACTATTAAAATCTCCTTTACAGTTGGTTATCACATCAGTTTTGATGATTGGTTCTATCTATGTGCTTATTGCAGAATCTATACCTTTTGGTTTATTGTTTATCTTCTTAACTCTTGTAGTTGCTTTGATGCTTATGGTGTATAAAGACCTTACTACGCAGGTTATGAAGGACAGATATGTGGTAATGATCTTATCTTTCCTGCTTGTAGTTGTTTTTTGGGGAGCTTTTGAGCAAGCCGGAGGATTAATGAATATTTATGCAGCCGATAAAACGGACCGTACTTTATCTTTTAGTTTACCGCTTATTGGTAATGAGGTACCGGCAACCTGGTTTCAGTCCTTAAATGCCATGTTTATCATTATTTTTGGAGTAATAATTGCAAATTTCTGGGCAAAAAGAAAGTTGAAGAATAAAGAAGCTTCCTCAATCTTTAAAATGTCTACAGGTGTAATTATTATGGGGCTTGGCTTTCTATTTATGGCCATAGCCGCAAAAGAATATACTGCTTTTGAAAGTAAATCGGCCATGTATTGGTTGGTACTTGCCTACTTACTGCATACCATTGGAGAATTATGTTCTTCTCCTGTAGCGCTTTCTTTTATTACCAAGCTGGCGCCGGTAAAATATGCCTCTCTTATGATGGGTGTTTATTTTGCTGCTACAGGACTTGGAAACAAAATGGCAGGACTTATTGGTGAATTCTCTCAAGGAGAACCCGCTACTGTCCAGTTAAGCACAGAGGGTAGTGATGTAGCTAATAGATTGCAATTAAACGATACAATACTTCAGAATAAAAATGACTTTACGTTTAATGGGTTTGTTTACCTGGAGAATAATGAGCTTGCGGTAACTAATATGGAATCTGAGACACCGGTAATGGGGCTTATAGAATTTGAGAACGAAAACCAAAAGTTAGAGATCGTAGAAAATCTAAAAGAGGAAGGAGTAACCGCACAGGATCCCTACCACGTTATGCTTAATTTTAGGCAGGAGGAAGATAAAGTAGGGTATTATGGTGATTTTGTGATCGAAGAAGTACAAACCCAGTTAGAATTTAGAACTTTTATTGGAATTACTATATTCACAACCATTTTTGGACTAATTGTGATTTTTATGTTGAAACCTTTAAAGCGATTAACACACGGTGCTGAAGATAACGAGCGGGAAATGCTGGAGCAGGAGCAATATGAAATTGCAGATACCGAAAGGAATAGGAAAAATTCTTAA
- a CDS encoding thioredoxin family protein codes for MIRVITIFLLFIGINSQAQEINWMSMNEALEAQEKEPKKIFMDAYTVWCGPCKMLDKNTFTNDDVIEFVNENYYPVKFNAEGPEEIDFKGQVFKNPQYDPEKKGRNSSHQLARALKITGYPSLVFFDEEAKLLAPIPGYRTPQQLELYLKLFAKDEYKKMTSKEAFAEYQENFEGSFK; via the coding sequence ATGATTAGAGTAATTACCATATTTCTTCTGTTTATAGGAATTAATAGCCAGGCACAGGAAATTAACTGGATGAGTATGAACGAGGCTCTGGAAGCACAGGAAAAAGAACCTAAAAAGATTTTTATGGATGCCTACACCGTTTGGTGCGGCCCTTGTAAAATGCTTGATAAAAACACTTTTACAAACGATGATGTAATTGAATTTGTAAACGAAAATTATTACCCGGTAAAGTTTAATGCTGAAGGTCCCGAGGAAATAGATTTTAAAGGACAGGTGTTTAAAAACCCGCAATACGATCCCGAAAAGAAAGGCAGAAATTCTTCGCACCAGCTTGCCAGGGCTTTAAAAATTACGGGTTATCCCAGCCTCGTATTTTTCGACGAGGAAGCTAAATTACTTGCTCCAATTCCCGGCTACAGAACCCCACAGCAATTGGAACTTTATCTGAAGCTTTTTGCGAAAGATGAATATAAAAAAATGACTTCAAAAGAAGCTTTTGCAGAATACCAGGAGAATTTTGAAGGTTCTTTTAAATAA